One genomic window of Halovivax cerinus includes the following:
- a CDS encoding YqjF family protein, which yields MSRGDSIRETDRSQVSVDGVLGRLSTPLTLTWRDGLFLHWPIDPDVLRPHVPAPLTLDTREDRAWMSVVPFVASNAGLRYTPRFLRYTTAAITVQTYVAYRGEPGLYLFGVDVDSAALASIFGRVTHVPVRCARMHVSRTEGTAPDGGNTVSFASTRDVTTGLGSRSRDDAPVGSEARFAVTYEPDDAIAFAEPGTRAAWLTDRRRFFAPGRSARRSRRRNRRGRRRRDRTVFGGEVTHAPWPLQSTAVTLSENTLFAANELPEPEAEPIAQYCPELRMTASIPRRVRDR from the coding sequence ATGAGCCGCGGTGATTCGATACGCGAGACGGACCGATCCCAGGTGAGTGTCGACGGTGTTCTCGGCCGGTTGTCGACCCCCTTAACGCTCACCTGGCGCGACGGCCTCTTCCTCCACTGGCCGATCGATCCCGACGTCCTGCGGCCGCACGTTCCTGCCCCCCTGACCCTCGACACCCGAGAGGATCGAGCCTGGATGAGCGTCGTCCCGTTCGTCGCGTCGAACGCCGGCCTCCGGTACACACCACGATTCCTACGGTACACGACGGCGGCGATCACCGTTCAGACCTACGTCGCCTACCGCGGCGAGCCGGGGCTGTACCTATTCGGCGTCGACGTCGATAGCGCCGCGCTCGCGTCCATCTTCGGCCGCGTCACTCACGTGCCGGTCCGCTGCGCCCGGATGCACGTCTCGCGAACGGAGGGTACGGCTCCGGACGGCGGTAATACCGTCTCGTTCGCGAGCACGCGCGACGTGACGACCGGCCTCGGTAGCCGGTCGCGCGACGATGCGCCGGTCGGTTCCGAGGCCCGGTTCGCCGTGACCTACGAACCCGACGACGCGATCGCGTTCGCGGAGCCTGGGACGCGAGCGGCGTGGCTGACCGACCGGCGCCGGTTCTTCGCTCCCGGTCGGTCCGCCAGACGGAGTCGCCGGCGAAATCGGCGGGGGAGACGACGGCGTGATCGGACCGTCTTCGGGGGCGAGGTCACCCACGCCCCGTGGCCGCTGCAATCGACGGCGGTCACGCTCTCCGAGAACACGCTGTTTGCAGCCAACGAACTCCCGGAACCGGAGGCCGAGCCGATCGCCCAGTACTGCCCCGAACTTCGGATGACGGCGTCGATCCCCCGACGAGTACGGGACCGATGA
- a CDS encoding TrmB family transcriptional regulator produces MTAQERKAETVSLLQGLGLKEYEAWSFLALTQLSAGTAKEISEISEVPRTRVYDSVRVLESKGLVQVQHSNPQQFRAVSIEEATAILRQQYDARIDTLRSHLEALDSQPPTADSDRMQEVWALSGHDGIEARTHNLLADADSEIVLLVVEEELLTEALYDRLHDAVDRGVDVIIGGETDAIIGKLDTEMPSVKVFETELDWLLGPASDDEVAISRLLLVDRTTLLVSSFYPDDDRDESHEQAVFANGLENGIVVLLRRIISSGLLPVANPVR; encoded by the coding sequence ATGACAGCTCAAGAACGTAAAGCCGAGACGGTGAGTCTGCTGCAGGGCCTCGGGCTGAAGGAGTACGAGGCGTGGAGTTTCCTGGCATTAACCCAACTCTCGGCGGGGACCGCCAAGGAAATCAGCGAGATCTCGGAGGTTCCTCGGACCCGGGTGTACGACTCCGTTCGAGTGCTGGAGTCGAAGGGGCTGGTCCAGGTACAACACTCGAACCCCCAGCAGTTTCGCGCGGTCAGCATCGAGGAGGCAACCGCGATCTTGCGTCAGCAGTACGACGCGCGGATCGACACCCTTCGGTCACACCTCGAAGCGCTCGATTCCCAACCGCCGACCGCCGACAGCGATCGAATGCAGGAGGTCTGGGCGCTGTCCGGCCACGATGGCATCGAGGCTCGGACGCACAATCTGCTGGCGGACGCGGACTCGGAGATCGTCTTGCTGGTCGTCGAGGAGGAACTTCTGACGGAGGCGTTGTACGACCGGCTCCACGACGCGGTCGATCGCGGCGTCGACGTGATCATCGGTGGCGAAACGGACGCGATCATCGGCAAGCTCGATACCGAGATGCCATCCGTGAAGGTGTTCGAAACCGAACTGGACTGGCTCCTGGGGCCCGCGAGCGACGACGAGGTTGCGATCAGCCGCCTGTTGTTGGTCGACCGTACGACGTTACTGGTCAGTTCGTTCTACCCGGACGACGACCGCGACGAATCACACGAGCAGGCGGTCTTCGCCAACGGCCTGGAGAACGGTATCGTCGTCCTCCTTCGCCGAATAATCTCCTCGGGGCTGCTCCCCGTGGCGAACCCGGTGCGGTAG
- a CDS encoding 2Fe-2S iron-sulfur cluster-binding protein, with protein sequence MTSYEVELVAPGDCDVEGIDSGRSETITVDEDEYVLSAARRQGVWLPADCQQGWCTTCAAELLAGEVDQSDATRYYDVDREADMILPCTARPRSDLRLRICQMDELNDLRAANSLPPGRSR encoded by the coding sequence GTGACCAGCTACGAGGTCGAACTCGTCGCGCCGGGAGACTGCGACGTCGAGGGGATCGACTCCGGCCGGTCCGAGACGATCACGGTCGACGAAGACGAGTACGTCCTCTCTGCCGCCCGCCGACAGGGGGTCTGGCTCCCCGCAGACTGCCAGCAGGGTTGGTGTACGACCTGCGCCGCCGAGTTGCTCGCGGGCGAGGTCGACCAGTCCGACGCGACGCGCTACTACGACGTCGACCGCGAGGCCGACATGATCTTACCCTGTACGGCCAGACCTCGGTCGGATCTCCGCCTCAGAATCTGCCAGATGGACGAACTCAACGACCTCCGCGCGGCCAACAGCCTGCCGCCTGGCCGGTCGCGGTGA
- a CDS encoding MarR family transcriptional regulator, which yields MSERTAAPQNTSTESDVPFREAYPSGWRALTKNDSVCAMIDAMLDLPPHREFNQTELADMANVSRQSVNRHIDLLANLGIVERVDGSSPQRFRFDTENAVSQALIRLDGVIRAAGADASS from the coding sequence ATGAGTGAACGCACAGCCGCCCCGCAAAACACGTCCACCGAGTCCGATGTCCCGTTTCGAGAAGCGTACCCGTCGGGGTGGCGAGCCCTGACGAAGAACGACAGCGTGTGTGCGATGATCGACGCGATGCTCGACCTTCCGCCACACCGGGAGTTCAACCAGACCGAACTCGCCGACATGGCAAACGTGAGTCGCCAATCCGTCAATCGCCACATCGATTTGCTCGCGAACCTGGGGATCGTCGAACGCGTCGATGGGTCCAGTCCGCAACGGTTCCGATTCGATACGGAGAACGCGGTCAGTCAGGCGCTCATCCGGTTGGATGGGGTGATCAGGGCCGCCGGAGCGGACGCCTCGAGTTGA
- a CDS encoding cupin domain-containing protein: protein MEKVDIRDDRTGPSIAEADVYRRLSNPLDTDHLAINYAEIEPDGQLGLDYHRHRDQEEVFVVTGGTVTFETEDGDVAVRAGEAIRFAPDEFQLARNVDDERATVLALGAPRGSREIQYQRACPTCGKETLQDLELNRETGVFEGICTACGDIAVEVEPS, encoded by the coding sequence ATGGAGAAAGTAGACATCCGGGACGACCGTACGGGGCCGTCGATCGCCGAAGCGGACGTGTACCGTCGCCTCTCGAATCCCCTCGATACCGATCACCTCGCGATCAACTACGCCGAGATCGAACCCGACGGGCAACTCGGGCTGGACTACCACCGCCACCGCGACCAGGAGGAGGTCTTCGTCGTCACGGGCGGGACGGTGACGTTCGAGACCGAAGACGGCGACGTCGCCGTCCGGGCCGGCGAGGCGATTCGCTTCGCCCCCGACGAGTTCCAGCTCGCCCGCAACGTCGACGACGAGCGAGCGACGGTGCTCGCCCTCGGCGCACCGCGAGGGAGCCGGGAGATCCAGTACCAGCGTGCGTGCCCGACGTGCGGGAAAGAAACCCTACAGGACCTCGAGTTGAACCGCGAGACGGGCGTCTTCGAGGGGATCTGTACGGCGTGTGGCGACATTGCGGTCGAGGTCGAACCCTCGTGA
- a CDS encoding GNAT family N-acetyltransferase: MHVRQFEDRTDTRRLFEIQARAWREAYAGLLPEEVLDRMTADPDDEAVAAWTRELAANRQGVLLAEDEAGETRGFADFRWGDVETKAFVGENEADLKAIYVEPDCWGQGAGTALLDHGISLLPASIETLRLEMLEGNEIGHVFYRARGFEVTDETTHEIGCEAYPTLVYSLELESSEA; the protein is encoded by the coding sequence ATGCACGTCCGCCAGTTCGAGGACCGAACCGACACGCGTCGCCTGTTCGAGATTCAGGCTCGCGCCTGGCGCGAGGCGTACGCCGGCTTACTTCCGGAGGAGGTCCTCGACCGAATGACGGCCGACCCCGACGACGAGGCGGTCGCCGCGTGGACGCGCGAATTGGCCGCGAACCGACAGGGCGTCCTGCTCGCCGAGGACGAGGCGGGCGAAACCCGGGGCTTCGCGGACTTCCGGTGGGGCGACGTCGAGACGAAGGCCTTCGTCGGCGAGAACGAGGCCGATCTGAAGGCGATCTACGTCGAGCCCGACTGCTGGGGCCAGGGGGCCGGGACGGCGCTGCTCGATCACGGTATCTCGCTCTTGCCAGCGTCGATAGAGACGCTCAGGCTGGAGATGCTCGAGGGCAACGAGATCGGCCACGTTTTCTACCGGGCGAGAGGGTTCGAGGTGACCGACGAGACGACGCACGAGATCGGTTGCGAGGCGTATCCGACGCTCGTCTACTCCCTCGAACTGGAATCCAGCGAGGCGTGA
- the dps gene encoding DNA protection during starvation protein: MSDDKPHASGSISPGDTSERVGMAVLRERGLDPEELREKLIDAIGAEFTTYYYYTNLRMHLAGHEDYKEITEDARLEDRAHFELVVPRVYELGGHLPNDIRDFADRASCPDAGLPVPYDDESGQLDITTLTAEDVLEVLLEAERCAIRTWTEICDMTRDVDPRTYDMASRILQEEIEHEAWFVELLSMERDGEINPAGHFVRGEPGDAPYSTNRRFNDSA, encoded by the coding sequence ATGTCCGACGACAAACCTCACGCCTCGGGCTCGATCAGTCCCGGCGATACGAGCGAACGGGTCGGGATGGCCGTGCTTCGCGAACGCGGTCTCGATCCCGAGGAACTGCGCGAGAAACTCATCGACGCGATCGGCGCGGAGTTCACGACGTACTACTATTACACCAACCTCCGGATGCACCTCGCCGGACACGAGGACTACAAGGAGATCACCGAGGACGCCCGCCTCGAAGACCGCGCGCACTTCGAACTCGTCGTGCCGCGGGTGTACGAACTCGGCGGTCACCTGCCCAACGACATCCGCGACTTCGCGGATCGGGCGTCCTGTCCGGACGCCGGACTGCCCGTCCCCTACGACGACGAGAGCGGGCAACTCGACATCACGACTCTCACCGCTGAGGACGTCCTCGAAGTGCTACTGGAAGCCGAACGGTGTGCGATCAGAACCTGGACGGAGATCTGTGACATGACCCGCGACGTCGACCCGCGAACGTACGACATGGCCTCGCGGATCCTCCAGGAGGAGATCGAACACGAGGCCTGGTTCGTCGAACTCCTCTCGATGGAGCGCGACGGCGAGATCAACCCCGCCGGCCACTTCGTCCGCGGCGAACCCGGTGACGCCCCCTACTCGACGAACCGTCGCTTCAACGACAGCGCGTAG
- a CDS encoding ornithine cyclodeaminase family protein → MHTLLLSDEDVDGYADMPSVIQALEDAFAAYERGDAQMPAKSYVDLPQYNGDFRSMPAYLATDGWDAAGLKWVNVHPDNPDDHGLPTVMGTMIYSDPETAYPLAIMDGTELTMKRTGAAAAVATDHLAVADATSLGIVGAGVQAYTQLEAISEIRPIEEVVVSDLDDERVERFVDTFADEFDIRGGSISEAGHCDVLSTVTPVENPIVGADDVGETTHVNAMGADAEGKHELADELLLGATIVIDDHEQCTHSGEINVPYHDGTLGDDDIYGEIGEIVVGDRDGRTADTGVTVFDSTGLAIQDVAAAHVVYEEASDADGGSPFDLVGAGN, encoded by the coding sequence ATGCACACGTTACTCCTCTCTGACGAGGACGTGGACGGTTACGCCGACATGCCGTCGGTGATCCAGGCGCTCGAAGACGCGTTCGCCGCCTACGAGCGTGGTGACGCACAGATGCCCGCGAAGTCGTACGTCGACTTGCCCCAGTACAACGGCGACTTCCGTTCGATGCCCGCGTACCTCGCGACCGACGGGTGGGACGCCGCCGGGCTGAAGTGGGTCAACGTCCACCCCGACAACCCGGACGACCACGGCCTCCCGACCGTCATGGGAACGATGATCTACTCCGACCCGGAGACGGCCTACCCGCTCGCGATCATGGACGGCACGGAGCTGACGATGAAGCGCACCGGTGCGGCCGCCGCCGTCGCGACCGACCACCTCGCCGTCGCGGACGCCACCTCGCTGGGAATCGTCGGTGCCGGCGTCCAGGCCTACACGCAACTCGAGGCGATCAGCGAGATCCGCCCCATCGAGGAGGTCGTCGTCAGCGACCTCGACGACGAACGCGTCGAGCGCTTCGTCGACACGTTCGCGGACGAGTTCGACATCCGCGGCGGTTCGATCTCGGAGGCCGGCCACTGTGACGTCCTCTCGACGGTGACGCCCGTCGAGAACCCCATCGTCGGGGCCGACGACGTCGGCGAGACCACCCACGTCAACGCGATGGGCGCCGACGCCGAGGGCAAGCACGAACTCGCCGACGAGCTCTTACTCGGCGCGACGATCGTCATCGACGACCACGAACAGTGTACCCACTCCGGCGAAATCAACGTTCCCTACCACGACGGGACGCTCGGCGACGACGACATCTACGGTGAGATCGGCGAGATCGTCGTCGGCGACCGGGACGGGCGTACCGCCGACACCGGCGTGACGGTCTTCGACTCGACCGGCCTCGCCATCCAGGACGTCGCCGCCGCCCACGTCGTCTACGAGGAGGCGAGCGACGCCGACGGCGGCAGTCCGTTCGACCTCGTCGGCGCCGGAAACTGA
- a CDS encoding DUF7344 domain-containing protein: MAESTEAAINSISTLIDSVRRDVLYYLAEQEPPVSFDRLATRVAAWQTDNDPDVVDDASLAEIRTALYHMHLPKLAEAGYIAWDADTHTIRRGPNFDENAPLLRVMADHEDELPGGDGRTPMNRPLRNLIPD, encoded by the coding sequence ATGGCCGAGTCAACCGAGGCGGCAATCAATTCCATCAGTACATTGATAGACTCCGTTCGTCGGGACGTCCTGTACTACCTCGCCGAACAGGAGCCTCCAGTCTCCTTCGACCGTCTCGCCACTCGGGTTGCCGCCTGGCAGACCGACAACGACCCGGACGTCGTCGACGACGCCAGCCTCGCCGAGATTCGCACGGCCCTCTATCATATGCACCTGCCCAAACTCGCCGAGGCAGGCTATATCGCGTGGGATGCAGACACCCACACGATTCGGCGGGGGCCCAACTTCGACGAGAACGCGCCGTTACTCCGGGTGATGGCCGACCACGAAGACGAACTACCCGGGGGGGACGGCCGTACCCCCATGAACCGGCCTCTGCGCAACCTCATTCCCGACTGA
- a CDS encoding Lrp/AsnC family transcriptional regulator, whose translation MDDDLLDDVDRSILHQLQLDARQTDTEIAEKVDVTSTTVRNRLDNLEGKGVIRGYYPEINYEEAGYPLHVMFVCTVDPNELDTLAEQVLDVRGVVNTRDLLGGERNVHVEIVAGSVREIEEIRNELAGLGMTINSSEIISETRVQSWDHFYPRMGPDADQDDDSDDGSVTDQG comes from the coding sequence ATGGACGACGACCTACTCGACGACGTGGACCGGAGCATCCTGCACCAACTCCAGCTCGACGCCCGCCAGACCGATACGGAGATCGCCGAGAAGGTGGATGTGACCTCAACGACGGTCCGGAATCGCCTCGACAACCTCGAAGGGAAGGGCGTGATCCGGGGCTATTACCCCGAGATCAACTACGAGGAAGCGGGCTACCCCCTCCACGTCATGTTCGTTTGCACGGTCGATCCGAATGAGCTGGACACGCTGGCCGAACAGGTCCTCGACGTTCGCGGTGTTGTGAACACCCGCGATTTGCTCGGGGGCGAACGGAATGTCCACGTCGAGATCGTCGCCGGCTCGGTCAGGGAGATCGAAGAGATCCGCAACGAACTGGCTGGCTTGGGCATGACGATCAACAGCTCCGAGATTATCTCCGAGACGCGGGTCCAGTCGTGGGACCACTTCTATCCACGGATGGGGCCCGACGCGGATCAGGACGACGACAGCGACGACGGGTCGGTCACCGATCAAGGGTAG
- a CDS encoding tRNA (guanine(26)-N(2))-dimethyltransferase, with amino-acid sequence MRVSEGGIELDVPAESTEGVEAPVFYNPGQELNRDLTIALLRTFREERESRARTYLDAMTASGVRGIRAAADGWEATGVDRDERAVSLARENASRNGVEESFSVVREDANAFMYGCGRDMDSALDVIDLDPYGTPMPFADAAFANARNLVCVTATDTAPLCGAHLQSGIRSYSAVPRNTEYHAEMGVRTLLSALARTAARYDVGVTPLCTYARNHYVRTFLELDHRASAADSTLDALGFLDHCEDCLFRTATRGLIADPVEQCPICGGKRVLTAGPLWLDSYRDREFVRSVRDRIPESFGTAERARDLCETVAGELDVPHHYDQHRLCKEWSLPANAMDDFLATLRAAGYEATPAHYGGTTFKTDADVSEIRAATADALGS; translated from the coding sequence ATGCGTGTATCGGAGGGCGGGATCGAACTCGACGTTCCGGCCGAGTCGACCGAGGGCGTCGAGGCACCGGTGTTCTACAATCCGGGTCAGGAACTGAACCGCGATCTGACGATCGCACTCCTGCGGACGTTTCGAGAGGAGCGCGAGTCGCGCGCTCGGACGTACCTCGACGCGATGACCGCCAGCGGCGTTCGGGGGATTCGTGCGGCGGCCGACGGCTGGGAGGCGACGGGCGTCGACAGGGACGAGCGTGCCGTCTCGCTCGCTCGCGAAAACGCGTCACGGAACGGCGTCGAGGAGTCGTTCTCGGTCGTCCGCGAGGACGCGAACGCGTTCATGTACGGGTGCGGCCGGGATATGGATTCAGCGCTCGACGTGATCGACCTCGATCCGTACGGTACGCCGATGCCCTTCGCCGACGCGGCGTTCGCGAACGCGCGCAACCTGGTCTGCGTGACGGCGACGGACACGGCACCGCTGTGCGGTGCGCACCTCCAGAGCGGCATCCGATCGTATTCGGCAGTCCCCCGGAACACCGAGTACCACGCGGAGATGGGCGTTCGGACCCTGCTCTCGGCGCTCGCACGGACTGCCGCGCGGTACGACGTGGGCGTCACGCCCCTCTGTACGTACGCGCGCAATCACTACGTCCGGACGTTCCTCGAACTGGACCATCGTGCGAGCGCGGCGGATTCGACGCTCGACGCGCTCGGCTTCCTCGATCACTGTGAGGACTGTCTCTTCCGGACGGCCACGCGGGGATTGATCGCCGACCCGGTCGAGCAGTGTCCGATCTGTGGCGGGAAACGGGTCCTCACCGCCGGGCCGCTCTGGCTCGATTCGTACCGAGACCGCGAGTTCGTTCGCTCCGTTCGCGATCGGATTCCGGAATCGTTCGGGACGGCGGAACGCGCTCGCGACCTGTGTGAGACGGTAGCTGGTGAACTCGACGTGCCCCATCACTATGACCAGCATCGCCTGTGCAAGGAGTGGTCGCTCCCGGCCAACGCTATGGACGACTTCCTGGCGACCTTGCGCGCGGCCGGATACGAAGCGACGCCGGCCCACTACGGCGGGACGACGTTCAAGACCGACGCCGACGTCTCCGAAATACGGGCTGCGACGGCGGACGCGCTGGGGTCGTGA
- a CDS encoding phage tail protein gives MADQPYTADDNPYSQYNFEVQVDGESVAGFAEVSGITMQLETVTYREGGVNDHVHTLPGTFAHADLVLQRGMTTDVGFWEWIQDVMSGNVTRKNVVVKLQNGFKGDRVWGWEFKRAYPTMWRGPDLVSTNQGMAIETIELAYEQFSRISGLPE, from the coding sequence ATGGCAGACCAACCCTACACGGCAGACGACAACCCCTATTCGCAGTACAACTTCGAGGTACAAGTCGACGGGGAGTCCGTCGCGGGCTTCGCCGAAGTCTCGGGGATCACGATGCAACTCGAGACGGTGACGTACCGTGAAGGGGGAGTCAACGATCACGTGCACACGCTTCCGGGGACCTTCGCGCACGCCGATCTCGTGTTACAGCGCGGGATGACGACCGACGTCGGGTTCTGGGAGTGGATCCAGGATGTCATGAGCGGGAACGTTACCCGAAAGAACGTCGTCGTGAAGCTCCAGAACGGTTTCAAGGGGGATCGCGTCTGGGGCTGGGAGTTCAAACGCGCCTATCCGACGATGTGGCGCGGTCCGGACCTCGTCAGTACCAACCAGGGGATGGCGATCGAGACGATCGAACTCGCGTACGAACAGTTCTCACGGATCTCTGGCCTTCCGGAGTGA
- a CDS encoding phage tail protein — translation MPEHGPLPSTEFTVELDGVDVPGFLEVQLPTQETDQLDYREGDEAKHARKLFGDTRYSPLVLARGAEEDNKRLDEWRKAVEEGDGEKARKNIAVVLKDQAGTSVIRFEFTNAWIRKYDPPTLNAQAGGGQNAIAVETYTVEFEEMKRKNV, via the coding sequence ATGCCAGAACACGGACCGCTACCAAGTACGGAATTCACCGTCGAACTCGATGGCGTCGACGTCCCTGGATTCCTCGAGGTACAGCTACCCACGCAGGAGACCGACCAGCTCGACTACCGTGAAGGAGACGAGGCCAAGCACGCACGCAAGCTCTTCGGTGACACGCGGTACTCGCCACTCGTACTCGCACGCGGTGCAGAAGAGGACAACAAACGTCTCGACGAGTGGCGAAAGGCGGTCGAGGAGGGCGACGGCGAAAAAGCGCGAAAGAACATCGCCGTCGTCCTCAAGGACCAGGCCGGAACGTCGGTCATCCGGTTCGAGTTCACGAACGCCTGGATCCGAAAGTACGACCCGCCGACGCTGAACGCACAGGCTGGCGGTGGCCAGAACGCCATCGCCGTCGAAACGTACACCGTCGAGTTCGAGGAGATGAAGCGCAAAAACGTATGA
- a CDS encoding DUF6760 family protein produces the protein MGVTDPDTVFEEVAFVAYHFGWSHETVLSLPHWERRRWCEEISEINERMNEPVDVARSDDSSGAASTRGSFIDGTGEGVILQNSFEGE, from the coding sequence ATGGGGGTGACCGATCCAGACACGGTCTTCGAAGAGGTAGCGTTCGTGGCGTACCACTTCGGCTGGAGCCACGAGACGGTCCTCTCGTTACCGCACTGGGAGCGTCGCCGGTGGTGTGAGGAGATTAGCGAGATCAACGAACGCATGAACGAACCCGTCGACGTGGCACGGTCGGACGACTCCAGCGGCGCAGCGTCGACGCGGGGTTCGTTCATCGACGGTACCGGCGAGGGAGTCATCCTCCAGAACTCGTTCGAGGGGGAGTGA
- a CDS encoding phage tail sheath family protein, producing MPEYQAPGVYVEEVNGGSKSVEGVSTSTAGFLGQTHRGPVEPQLVTSYTEFERIYGSSPKHSHLDVALDGYFKNGGGRCYVGRVTTADPNDVAVASLVDDGQTDVMNVEANGPGSWGSSVAVIVRDGQRGDQFDIVVRYWSGELEEVSQPESARPEPAPDVEEVFDGLSADPKSSQFYEKQLTSSVLVDVEYVEDGRPVPGLTWLHRNTPTAAADGGLVQTEGDETVVYIPDNLDDLKYNDLKGIARPFETEGNPSKDDLITQLDDIRSGEVDVDVEVVTEEPTKPDAEGDVTLSDYEGIDQPGLRTGLAAFTALDDISIVCVPDENDVQGLTDAIVAHCENMGDRFAVLQAEQNPGPVQEIETPVDSSYAAYYYPWLSVLDPVTNREKLAPPGGHIAGIYARSDAQHGVHKAPANETVRGVVGLQHDITKGEQDVLNPKGINCIRSFQGRGIRVWGARTTSSDPEWKYLNVRRLFLFIEQSIDEGTQWSVFEPNDQDLWARIRQSVENFLTTVWREGGLQGSTADEAFYVRCGEETMTEDDIDNGRLIVEIGVAPVKPAEFVIFRISQDTGDA from the coding sequence ATGCCAGAATATCAAGCCCCCGGCGTCTACGTCGAAGAGGTCAACGGTGGAAGCAAGTCGGTCGAAGGAGTCAGTACGAGTACGGCTGGTTTCCTCGGTCAGACTCACCGCGGTCCGGTCGAACCCCAACTCGTCACGAGTTACACCGAGTTCGAGCGCATCTACGGGTCGAGCCCGAAGCACTCTCACCTCGACGTCGCGCTGGATGGGTACTTCAAGAACGGCGGCGGGCGCTGTTACGTCGGCCGCGTCACGACGGCAGATCCGAACGACGTCGCGGTGGCGTCCCTGGTCGACGACGGCCAGACGGACGTCATGAACGTCGAAGCGAACGGTCCAGGATCCTGGGGATCGTCGGTGGCCGTCATCGTACGTGACGGTCAGCGAGGCGACCAGTTCGACATCGTCGTGCGGTACTGGTCGGGTGAACTCGAGGAAGTCAGCCAGCCAGAATCGGCACGGCCCGAACCGGCGCCGGACGTCGAGGAGGTCTTCGATGGCCTCAGCGCCGATCCGAAGTCGAGCCAGTTCTACGAGAAACAGCTCACGAGCTCCGTTCTCGTCGACGTCGAGTACGTCGAGGACGGTCGACCGGTACCCGGTCTCACCTGGTTGCACCGAAACACGCCGACGGCAGCGGCCGACGGTGGTCTCGTACAGACGGAGGGGGACGAGACGGTCGTTTACATCCCCGACAACCTCGACGACCTCAAGTACAACGACCTCAAGGGGATCGCTCGGCCGTTCGAGACGGAAGGCAACCCCTCGAAGGACGATCTCATCACACAACTCGACGATATCCGTTCGGGCGAGGTCGACGTCGACGTCGAGGTCGTCACCGAGGAACCGACGAAGCCCGACGCCGAGGGCGACGTGACCCTCTCCGATTACGAGGGTATCGACCAGCCCGGCTTGCGAACCGGTCTGGCAGCGTTCACGGCGCTCGACGACATCTCGATCGTCTGCGTCCCCGACGAGAACGACGTTCAGGGGCTGACGGACGCGATCGTCGCTCACTGTGAGAACATGGGTGACCGATTCGCCGTCCTGCAGGCCGAGCAGAACCCGGGTCCGGTTCAGGAGATAGAGACGCCCGTCGACTCTTCGTACGCTGCTTACTACTATCCGTGGCTCTCCGTTCTCGACCCGGTCACCAACCGCGAGAAACTCGCGCCTCCGGGTGGTCACATCGCCGGCATCTACGCTCGTAGCGACGCCCAGCACGGCGTGCACAAGGCGCCAGCGAACGAGACCGTGCGGGGTGTCGTCGGTCTCCAGCACGACATCACCAAGGGCGAACAGGACGTCCTCAACCCGAAGGGGATCAACTGCATCCGTAGCTTCCAGGGCCGTGGCATCCGTGTCTGGGGTGCTCGGACGACCTCGAGCGATCCCGAGTGGAAGTATCTCAACGTCCGCCGCCTGTTCCTGTTCATCGAACAGTCCATCGACGAGGGGACGCAGTGGTCGGTCTTCGAACCGAACGACCAGGACCTGTGGGCGCGCATTCGGCAGTCGGTCGAGAACTTCCTGACGACCGTCTGGCGTGAGGGTGGCCTGCAGGGGTCGACGGCCGACGAGGCCTTCTACGTCCGCTGTGGCGAGGAGACGATGACCGAAGACGACATCGACAATGGACGTCTCATCGTCGAGATCGGCGTCGCACCGGTCAAGCCAGCCGAGTTCGTCATCTTCCGCATCAGCCAGGACACCGGCGACGCCTGA